The sequence CATTTATTATTGGTCTACTAAGTACAAATTCTATGGGATCATCGCTAGAAGTCATAAGAATTTCACTGTTGGTTGGATCAGTATAGGGTACATTTTCGTTCCACTCCATTCCAGTAGTCATGGTCAGCAAGGTTTCAATAGTAATTTGAGAACGTAAACCTGTATCATATTGCTTAAATTCTGGATAAAAGTCAAAAACACTTTGTGTTAAGCTGTCTATTTTTCCTTGTTTTAAAGCGATACCAATACAAGCTGCAACTATACTTTTTGAAATGCTTCTTACATCGTGAAGACTATCTTTGTGATGATCTATTACCCCTAGGTCATCTCCCCATAGTTCATCTTTGCCCTTAAAGTAGTTTTCGTAAACCAGCTTCTTATTTTTGAGGATTAGAACACTATGGATGTTAGGATAAACCCCCGTTTTAATGGAATCTTCCATTTTTTTAATAAAGAGGGAATCAATATTGTTCTCGTAAAAACTACCTATGGGAAACTCAGTTTTAACCTCTGGGGGAGCTTGAGCTACTTTTGTTTTTTTGTTATCAATACATCCTGTAAAGAATATGATTGCTGACAATTGTAGCATGCAGAATGCGGTTTTGGTTAGTTGCATTTGGGTAGTATTTTGTTTATAAACTATCCAAAAGACAATCGGTGATAGTAAATGTTACAGTTAATACTGGTTTTTTAAAAGCCAACGAACATTGCAGGCACAAAAAAAATCCCAAAGCCTAAAAAAGACTTTGGGACCAA is a genomic window of Flagellimonas sp. CMM7 containing:
- a CDS encoding serine hydrolase, which gives rise to MQLTKTAFCMLQLSAIIFFTGCIDNKKTKVAQAPPEVKTEFPIGSFYENNIDSLFIKKMEDSIKTGVYPNIHSVLILKNKKLVYENYFKGKDELWGDDLGVIDHHKDSLHDVRSISKSIVAACIGIALKQGKIDSLTQSVFDFYPEFKQYDTGLRSQITIETLLTMTTGMEWNENVPYTDPTNSEILMTSSDDPIEFVLSRPIINVPGEVWEYNGGTTQLLASIIERTSGLNVHEFAKKHLFSALDIKNSEWTNFPSINLPAAASGLRLTSRDLMKFGMLYANGGQWNGKQMLSKDWVQKSKQPHIWFGRNNNVGYGYQFWIFKGSTIHESQNHLIPAAVGNGGQRIYIDEKNDLMIVITAGNYNNWTLKKDSEALLVDFIYPAIVQQ